One window of the Halonatronomonas betaini genome contains the following:
- a CDS encoding diguanylate cyclase: MLNHEKLSNNKIKDRIIKENLLNSLPDPLFIIDKDGNIIDCFVGSPQDLKVPIERLYGNNLKAFLSKEKLAEAMGLIEKIIKDKNKDRDNYYKFKFKINNNGIIDYYESNLLHYIGDKIIAIVRNVTEQKKLEIELKKQKNLYQKIFNLAPVGIMIADNNADIIDVNKQLADINKAAPEDFIGKNVLDSMVDKKNLNRARNNLEKIFAGETINTEIKDKDSQGNEIYIHLIETAINFEDDKKGFISLQTDITDRKKREAVLEFNEYLIQNAAIAIFRVSPQGIIENVNNKASEILGYKKQDLIGKKISDISESLNEDELQKNWESIKAKKFTKIETEVLTADRESLPVEITSHYLKYKGREYEIAYLQDISERVKAEDNLRKQKDIVKQLHQTALSLSQCETEEEILINTIEAAENILDFNICDISLVENDKIVTEITSDAASVNKDLTIPVTEGLAGKTYRRRQSFLVNDLNKDKDATPVNPEFRSAISIPIKDFGVFQAVATRKDAFSEEDLDLAEILISHMATALEQVKYKNEIEYKSFHDDLTDTYNRRFFEEEIKRIDTERQLPISIIMTDLNGLKIINDSHGHEFGDRLLKEAANIIKESLRQEDILARFGGDEFAILLPATSRSESEKIVERIKSKCQETLNNKLPISLGVGVATKDDPDEEITHTLKRADNNMYQNKLLASRSTKNKIVTSLLNTLRTKSDETEEHSQRMIDLSEKLGKSLGLSGTELNKLSLLASLHDIGKTSISEEVLNKPGSLTEEEWELIREHPERGYRIATATEEFAIIAREILCHHERWDGRGYPNKLKGKEIPYLSRIIAIVDAYDVMTNERPYSRAISKEKALEEIEAEAGKQFDPEIVAEFLEILA, translated from the coding sequence ATGCTTAATCACGAAAAACTTAGCAATAATAAAATAAAAGATAGGATAATCAAAGAAAATTTACTTAACTCCCTGCCTGATCCTTTATTCATTATTGACAAAGATGGCAATATTATTGACTGTTTTGTCGGCAGTCCCCAGGACTTAAAAGTGCCGATTGAAAGATTATATGGAAATAATCTTAAAGCGTTCTTATCTAAAGAAAAACTGGCAGAAGCAATGGGCTTAATTGAGAAAATAATTAAAGATAAAAATAAAGATAGAGATAACTATTATAAATTTAAATTCAAAATTAATAATAATGGGATCATAGATTATTATGAGAGCAATCTCCTCCATTATATCGGCGATAAAATTATAGCAATTGTAAGGAATGTTACTGAACAAAAAAAGCTTGAGATAGAATTAAAGAAACAGAAGAATCTCTATCAGAAAATATTTAATCTTGCTCCTGTTGGAATTATGATAGCAGATAATAATGCAGATATCATTGATGTCAATAAACAGCTGGCTGATATAAATAAAGCAGCTCCAGAAGATTTTATAGGCAAAAATGTTTTAGATTCAATGGTAGATAAAAAGAATCTAAATCGTGCCAGAAATAATCTTGAGAAAATATTTGCCGGTGAAACAATCAATACAGAAATAAAGGATAAAGATAGTCAGGGGAATGAGATTTATATTCACTTAATTGAAACAGCAATTAATTTTGAAGATGATAAAAAAGGTTTTATATCACTGCAGACAGATATAACTGATAGGAAAAAGAGAGAGGCAGTTCTAGAATTTAACGAATATCTGATTCAGAATGCAGCAATAGCAATTTTTAGAGTTAGCCCTCAGGGGATTATTGAAAATGTTAATAATAAAGCTTCGGAAATTTTAGGTTACAAAAAGCAGGATTTAATCGGTAAAAAAATATCTGACATCTCAGAAAGTCTTAACGAGGATGAGCTGCAAAAAAACTGGGAATCTATTAAAGCAAAGAAATTTACAAAGATAGAGACTGAAGTATTAACAGCTGATAGGGAAAGTCTGCCTGTTGAAATAACAAGCCATTACCTTAAGTACAAGGGAAGAGAATATGAGATAGCTTATCTTCAGGATATATCTGAAAGAGTAAAGGCTGAGGATAACCTTAGAAAACAGAAAGATATCGTTAAGCAGCTTCATCAGACTGCCTTAAGCCTGAGTCAATGTGAAACAGAAGAAGAAATATTAATCAACACAATTGAAGCAGCAGAAAATATTCTTGACTTTAATATTTGTGATATAAGTTTAGTTGAAAATGACAAAATAGTAACAGAAATAACTTCAGATGCAGCTTCAGTAAATAAAGACTTGACCATACCGGTTACTGAAGGATTGGCCGGGAAGACTTATCGCCGGAGGCAGAGCTTTCTTGTTAATGACCTAAATAAAGATAAAGATGCAACCCCGGTAAACCCTGAGTTTCGATCTGCCATAAGTATACCTATCAAAGATTTTGGTGTTTTCCAGGCAGTTGCAACTAGAAAAGATGCTTTTAGCGAAGAGGATTTAGATCTGGCTGAAATACTGATCTCCCATATGGCAACTGCCCTTGAACAGGTTAAATATAAAAACGAAATTGAATATAAAAGCTTCCATGATGATTTGACAGATACCTACAATAGAAGATTTTTTGAAGAAGAGATCAAGAGAATAGATACTGAAAGGCAGCTTCCAATTTCCATAATAATGACAGATTTGAATGGCCTAAAAATCATAAATGATAGCCATGGCCATGAGTTTGGCGATAGGTTACTTAAAGAAGCAGCCAACATTATTAAAGAATCATTGAGGCAGGAAGATATTCTGGCCAGATTCGGTGGCGATGAATTTGCAATTCTGCTCCCGGCGACTTCAAGGTCAGAATCTGAAAAAATAGTTGAAAGAATCAAATCAAAGTGTCAGGAGACTCTAAATAATAAATTGCCAATTTCTTTAGGAGTTGGGGTAGCTACCAAAGATGATCCAGATGAAGAGATTACTCATACCTTAAAAAGAGCAGATAATAATATGTATCAGAATAAGCTTTTAGCCAGCCGGAGCACTAAAAATAAGATAGTAACCAGCCTTTTAAACACATTAAGAACAAAAAGTGATGAAACAGAAGAACACAGCCAGAGAATGATAGATCTCTCTGAAAAACTGGGGAAAAGCCTTGGCCTATCAGGTACTGAACTTAATAAACTTTCACTGCTGGCCAGCCTCCATGATATTGGAAAGACTTCAATTAGCGAGGAAGTATTAAATAAACCAGGTAGCCTGACTGAAGAAGAATGGGAACTTATCCGGGAACATCCTGAAAGAGGCTATCGGATTGCAACAGCAACTGAAGAATTTGCGATCATAGCCAGAGAGATCCTCTGCCATCATGAGCGCTGGGATGGCAGGGGTTATCCCAATAAGCTTAAAGGCAAAGAAATCCCCTATTTATCGAGGATTATAGCGATTGTAGATGCCTATGATGTGATGACCAATGAAAGACCATATAGCAGGGCTATTTCAAAAGAAAAAGCCCTGGAGGAAATTGAGGCTGAGGCAGGAAAACAGTTTGATCCAGAGATTGTTGCTGAATTTCTTGAAATCCTAGCTTAA
- a CDS encoding DUF362 domain-containing protein, which produces MTDELLFYRQTDYNIKDLENIVDDIFKKNQLKDKLDEKKVLLKVNLLMGKSPDEAITTNPDFVIAVARTIKKYGGQPYLADSPGGPFNKTSLKFAYSKSGYIEPAEAGEYDLNYNSEYFNLESLEGYRAKSFKICSFVKEADLIINLPKLKTHGLTLYTGAIKNLFGLVPGITKAEYHLKLQKINDFCHMLLDLHEVITPDLTIMDGILGMEGDGPSSGVARKFNTVFASSNAIDMDIVISYLLRKDKYKNDPWPEAISERGLAIDFDKGIIPDWVLENFQDVKTPKVDKASNLIDRRLPEPISKFIEKFIRPEPIILDNCIACGICAKNCPAKVITIKNKAEIDLSGCIRCFCCQELCPHNAVEIKYPLLGKLLF; this is translated from the coding sequence ATGACAGACGAATTACTATTTTACAGGCAGACTGATTATAATATTAAAGATTTAGAAAATATAGTTGATGATATTTTTAAAAAAAATCAACTTAAGGATAAATTAGATGAGAAAAAAGTTCTTCTAAAGGTTAATCTATTGATGGGTAAATCACCTGATGAAGCTATAACGACTAATCCAGATTTTGTTATTGCTGTTGCCAGGACTATTAAAAAATATGGTGGCCAGCCATATCTTGCAGATAGCCCAGGTGGTCCTTTTAACAAAACCTCATTAAAATTTGCCTATTCGAAAAGCGGTTATATAGAGCCGGCTGAGGCTGGTGAATATGATTTAAATTATAATTCAGAATATTTTAACCTTGAGAGCCTGGAAGGGTATCGGGCTAAATCTTTTAAAATTTGTAGCTTTGTTAAGGAAGCAGATTTAATTATTAATTTGCCTAAATTAAAGACCCATGGCCTGACATTATATACAGGGGCCATTAAAAATTTATTTGGCCTGGTCCCAGGAATAACTAAAGCAGAATATCACTTAAAACTTCAGAAGATAAATGATTTCTGTCATATGTTACTAGACCTGCATGAAGTTATAACTCCTGATTTAACAATAATGGATGGAATTTTAGGGATGGAAGGTGATGGCCCTTCAAGTGGAGTGGCCAGGAAATTTAATACTGTTTTTGCCAGTAGCAATGCAATCGATATGGATATCGTGATATCCTATCTTTTAAGAAAGGATAAATATAAAAATGATCCCTGGCCAGAAGCTATAAGTGAGAGAGGTCTTGCAATAGATTTTGATAAAGGGATTATACCAGACTGGGTTTTAGAAAATTTTCAGGATGTAAAAACCCCAAAGGTTGATAAAGCTTCTAATTTAATTGATCGTCGCCTGCCAGAACCTATCAGCAAATTTATAGAAAAATTTATTAGACCAGAGCCAATAATCCTTGATAATTGTATTGCCTGCGGTATCTGTGCTAAAAATTGCCCGGCAAAAGTAATAACAATTAAAAATAAAGCAGAGATTGACCTATCAGGCTGTATCCGCTGTTTTTGCTGTCAGGAACTCTGCCCCCATAATGCTGTAGAGATTAAATACCCTTTGCTAGGCAAACTCCTTTTTTAA
- a CDS encoding TraB/GumN family protein, which produces MKKPYYFKKLFQIVLLAIFIVLLSTGTAQLEGDNFLWEISGEEGEFYLMGSLHFMPQGSYPLSDEIYNALNNSDLLAVELDLRELDQQLIQQYVQENGLFHDETRLEDVLDEDTYEKIIELTGDFGLAESQVNLFKPWYASQVISDIIFQEIGFESAEGVDLHMIQQAEEQDIKLFELETFEEQMDMISTMDIDLQVAVLKDTLADLDYQADTLVELVDKWHEGEVEPIYEFLFANREENPDIEEYYQKVFDERDSNMKEGILELLPDYDKPFVVVGSGHIINNEGLLYLFENAGFETEQL; this is translated from the coding sequence ATGAAAAAACCGTATTATTTTAAAAAATTATTCCAGATTGTTTTGTTAGCAATATTTATTGTTCTTTTAAGTACAGGAACAGCCCAACTTGAAGGTGACAATTTTTTATGGGAGATATCTGGTGAGGAAGGCGAATTTTATTTAATGGGATCTCTTCATTTTATGCCACAGGGCAGTTATCCATTAAGTGATGAAATTTATAATGCTTTAAATAATAGTGATCTCCTTGCTGTCGAATTGGATTTAAGGGAGTTAGATCAGCAATTAATCCAGCAATATGTTCAGGAAAATGGTTTATTCCATGATGAAACCCGATTAGAAGATGTTCTTGATGAGGATACATATGAAAAGATTATTGAATTAACTGGTGATTTTGGATTGGCTGAATCCCAGGTTAACCTATTTAAGCCCTGGTATGCCAGCCAGGTGATCTCTGATATTATATTCCAGGAGATTGGTTTTGAGTCAGCAGAAGGTGTAGATTTGCATATGATTCAGCAAGCTGAAGAACAGGATATTAAATTATTTGAACTGGAAACTTTTGAAGAACAGATGGATATGATCAGCACTATGGATATAGACCTTCAGGTTGCAGTACTTAAGGATACCCTGGCAGATTTAGATTATCAGGCCGATACCCTGGTTGAACTAGTTGACAAATGGCATGAAGGTGAAGTGGAACCTATCTATGAATTCCTTTTTGCAAATAGAGAAGAAAATCCTGATATTGAAGAATATTATCAGAAAGTTTTTGATGAAAGAGATTCTAATATGAAAGAAGGTATTTTGGAGTTACTGCCTGATTATGATAAACCTTTTGTCGTTGTAGGTAGCGGCCATATTATCAATAATGAGGGTCTCCTCTATCTATTTGAAAATGCAGGCTTTGAAACTGAACAACTATAA